The Sulfobacillus thermosulfidooxidans DSM 9293 genome includes a window with the following:
- a CDS encoding uridine kinase family protein, whose translation MVVSLMQVMSRLRAIPRNRSTLIVGIDGPSASGKSSIALKLKELDNGVTIVQMDDFYRPSMERTIHHEEVGGNFDWKRLLEQVLAPLNRNETGRYQRYDWEADNLAEWHDVPAGGIVIVEGCFSVRNELMSFYDARFWVHSPTQVCLERVIQREKNGAGNRQAWENQYRPEEEKYINVQRPHRNADIVIDGTGKIGDLSHYEVNVIRADDGWFYF comes from the coding sequence ATGGTCGTATCACTGATGCAAGTAATGTCGAGACTGCGGGCAATCCCAAGGAATCGAAGTACGTTAATCGTTGGGATTGACGGCCCGAGCGCCTCTGGTAAAAGCTCAATAGCCTTAAAGCTGAAGGAGTTGGATAACGGAGTAACGATCGTCCAAATGGACGACTTCTACCGGCCTTCAATGGAACGCACTATCCATCATGAGGAAGTTGGGGGGAATTTCGATTGGAAAAGGTTACTTGAACAGGTGCTGGCGCCTCTAAATAGAAACGAAACCGGTAGATATCAGCGTTATGATTGGGAAGCCGATAACTTGGCAGAATGGCACGATGTACCTGCAGGTGGAATCGTCATCGTCGAAGGTTGTTTTTCGGTGAGAAACGAATTGATGTCTTTTTATGATGCTCGCTTTTGGGTGCACAGTCCTACACAGGTTTGTCTTGAACGAGTTATTCAACGTGAGAAAAACGGGGCTGGAAACAGGCAGGCATGGGAGAACCAATATCGTCCAGAGGAGGAAAAATATATTAATGTTCAAAGGCCTCATAGAAACGCAGATATAGTCATCGACGGTACAGGCAAGATCGGGGATCTTTCTCACTATGAAGTCAACGTCATTCGTGCTGATGACGGGTGGTTTTATTTCTAA
- a CDS encoding sulfotransferase family protein — translation MSETGLAKPNLFIVGAAKSATTSLAYALARHSQIFMKVKEPHYFPTKHRVYPVGGPPGTTKPIFNLECYLKLYSEAQNEKYLLDATVEHLYYNACARDIYEFNNDAKILIILRNPIDRAFSSYKHVLRDGREKLSFEESLALEEERIKANWGTIWRFKDVGLYYESVKTYLDVFDSKAKVILTDEFEHDQKRVLEDIFTWLGLEFEPVESETRYNVSGIPTFRLKLINKMRSTPILNKLLEVVVSETQYEAFERANVKPVVMKPETREYLRSYFRDNLEKLGPLINKDLSSWNSS, via the coding sequence ATGAGTGAAACAGGTCTAGCCAAACCCAATTTGTTCATCGTTGGGGCTGCAAAATCAGCCACAACAAGCTTGGCATATGCGCTAGCAAGACACTCACAAATTTTCATGAAGGTTAAGGAACCCCATTATTTTCCTACAAAGCATAGAGTGTATCCTGTCGGTGGACCGCCTGGAACTACTAAACCAATTTTCAATCTTGAGTGCTACCTTAAGCTGTACTCCGAAGCCCAAAACGAAAAGTACCTGCTTGATGCGACGGTTGAACATCTTTATTATAACGCTTGCGCGCGCGATATCTATGAGTTTAACAACGATGCGAAAATATTAATTATCTTAAGGAATCCTATTGATCGGGCTTTTTCGAGCTATAAGCACGTGTTGCGAGACGGGAGGGAAAAGTTGTCCTTTGAGGAAAGTTTGGCGTTGGAAGAAGAGAGAATCAAAGCGAACTGGGGGACTATTTGGCGGTTTAAAGATGTAGGTTTGTACTACGAGAGTGTTAAAACCTACCTTGACGTTTTTGACTCGAAGGCGAAAGTCATTCTGACCGACGAATTTGAACATGACCAAAAGCGAGTTCTGGAAGACATTTTTACTTGGTTGGGTCTCGAGTTTGAACCTGTGGAGAGTGAGACTCGATACAATGTCAGCGGAATCCCGACTTTCAGACTCAAACTAATAAATAAAATGCGCTCAACTCCAATATTAAACAAACTACTTGAAGTGGTGGTATCTGAAACACAGTACGAGGCATTTGAGAGGGCGAACGTGAAACCTGTCGTCATGAAGCCAGAAACACGCGAGTACCTTAGGAGTTATTTTAGAGACAATTTAGAGAAATTGGGCCCATTAATTAATAAGGATCTGTCGAGCTGGAATTCCTCTTAA
- a CDS encoding thioesterase domain-containing protein, protein MANPKTEKVCKIFSEVLAVEPVDLNDNFFSLGGDSRKAVQLINRVIQEFKISLPMELFFQTPSPQGLCDILSGKNIAIDRIVVRMARGRNYAPVFLVHPLDGYVSPYAHLAMILGVAGHPVYGFQATGLKSLSSETIESIAEKYVQELKTIFPRGPYIVLGWSLGGIIAYEMTKQLECMGEREVFLVILDTPPSAPSEPESEPRLIQLLDSFDWHGIDRDALLRMNEDEAFIHALEEAKSQNIVPQSLGLELFKHMADIVVNLDRALSRHRTSGKIKSNINLYVSSEPMPPPYNGTLVDPAAWNDRTEGKVNVMKLPGNHLTLVTYPNVIILGEMLTEFLRNSKLASDQPHANGLLGGGRTNE, encoded by the coding sequence GTGGCAAATCCAAAGACGGAAAAAGTGTGCAAGATATTTTCAGAAGTCCTTGCTGTTGAACCTGTTGACTTGAACGATAACTTTTTCAGTCTAGGTGGTGACTCACGGAAGGCTGTACAGCTTATAAACAGGGTAATACAGGAGTTCAAAATTTCATTACCCATGGAATTGTTTTTCCAAACTCCTTCCCCACAAGGGCTGTGTGACATCTTAAGCGGAAAAAACATTGCGATCGACAGGATCGTTGTTAGGATGGCTCGAGGCAGAAATTACGCACCGGTTTTTTTAGTACATCCTTTGGACGGATACGTATCACCCTACGCTCATCTGGCAATGATTTTGGGAGTCGCTGGGCATCCCGTATATGGCTTTCAAGCAACCGGCCTAAAATCACTGAGTTCAGAAACTATTGAAAGCATTGCAGAAAAGTATGTGCAGGAGCTAAAGACTATTTTCCCTCGTGGTCCGTACATCGTCCTCGGATGGTCTCTAGGCGGAATAATTGCATACGAGATGACTAAGCAATTGGAGTGTATGGGGGAACGTGAGGTTTTTTTAGTTATACTGGATACGCCGCCTAGTGCGCCGAGTGAGCCGGAATCCGAGCCGAGACTGATTCAGTTGCTTGATTCTTTTGATTGGCATGGTATCGACCGCGATGCTCTGTTGCGAATGAATGAGGATGAAGCATTTATTCATGCATTGGAGGAGGCGAAGTCCCAAAACATCGTTCCACAGTCGTTAGGATTAGAGCTTTTCAAACATATGGCCGACATTGTCGTGAACTTGGATCGAGCGCTCTCTCGGCACCGTACATCTGGAAAAATAAAGTCCAACATCAATCTTTACGTTTCTTCTGAGCCTATGCCGCCGCCGTACAACGGCACATTGGTTGACCCCGCTGCTTGGAACGATAGAACCGAAGGAAAGGTAAATGTCATGAAATTGCCGGGGAACCATCTGACATTGGTAACTTATCCGAATGTCATTATCCTCGGTGAGATGCTTACTGAGTTTTTAAGAAACTCAAAGCTTGCATCCGACCAGCCCCATGCGAATGGCCTTTTGGGAGGAGGGAGGACGAATGAGTGA